GCCATTTTTAACAAGTGTAGAAATGCCATCGGTTTTATTGAGAAAGTTAATAAAGATACTAATGGTGATTATAGATTAGgtacttatttgtttttcttatgcATTTTTCTCATGTTATTTCTCTCATGACATCTGATGCCTCATTCATCTCTTTCCGTTTTCCTCTCCTTGTTCTTTGCTTTGATGTTGGAAATGTGAAGCAGCTCATGTTAATGGTAATATCAGAGATGAGCTTAAGGGGCAGCAAGCAATATTAAGGGATTGCATTGAGCAGCTAACTGTTGTCGAATCTTCTAGAGAAAACCTTTTGTCTATTTTGCGGGAGGCTCTGCAGGAGCAGGTATACTGTTTTGGAGCTTATGTGTATTGTGAATGTAAGATGTATATGTTTTGGCTGTTTTGTTTACCTTATGTTGGTTCTTCTAAGGTTAAGCTTCTTATATTGTTCGCAGGAGTATAAGCTGGAAGAGGTCCGCAATCAACTTCAGGTAATTCATTTTGCTCATTTTGTTCCTCTGAACCTTTTGAAATGGCTTATTTGGATCATGTTATGTTATAGCATCACTTTACAGTGGCTGAGAACTGGTTCAACTTTCTTGGTTATTCATGTGTCCAGAGGTAATAGAAACTCTTATAGACTCATTCcttaattttcatcaaataaacaACTTTATGGGATCTGAagcattaaaaagaaaaaaaaagagataaatcaAAGAACTTTAGGAAATTCTTTTGTGAACTGAAGTATCTCCATTTAAGTATGGGTACGATTTTATTGTGTTAAGTTGAGCTTACTGGTTGTATCGTGTTTTGATGAATGTTGatatcttgaaaattttatgcGCATGTGGTTTATAGTTTACACATCATCATGGATTGCTGAAGTATTCTCCGTACAGGACCCCAAGGCACTGGTCCCTTTGCTTCCCCTGTGGGACTCTTTTATGTCACTTGTTCAAGGAAAGCTGCTGATGTTAACTGAATCGTTATTGGGATTTGTCAAGTTTATTGTCTGTTGTAATGCTGAATTTTGTGATATGtcattaacaattaattttcatcttACATTTGTTAGGATTGGTTAAAGATGGCTTCAATGTTAttgtttttaagaaaaatctcTGCAGGAGTCTGATGTCCACAAGATGAGAACCATTTTGGGAAACTCAGTTTTGTTCTCCTGACCATGTGActttctttattctttctcaTTGTCAGGCAGCACAGTCGCACTCAGAACAAGCCAGCAGTATTTGCAGGCAACTACATGGTGGGAATGGCGATGGACAGATTCTCTCTGAGCAGAGTGGAAACGGAAGTCCAGCCTCTCAGGCTCCACAGAATCCTATACCTGGGACAGCTGAGCAGTCGACCTCAGTGACTTACACAAGACAGGTGTCTTTTGGTGGAAAATCAGGTGGCGTGGAGGAAGATCCTAAATCTGCAGCAGCTGCGGTGGCAGCAAAACTTGCTGCGTCAGCATCTTCAGCCCAGATGCTGACTTACGTCCTCTCTTCTCTTGCATCAGAAGGAGTCATAGGAAATCCAGTTAAGGAGTCATCTAGTGATTATCCTTCTGAGAAGAGGGCTAAGATTGAGAATGATCACCCTACTTATGTTCCTCTGCAAAACTCCCAATCAGCAGTCCCACCCTTTTCACATTCTGAACAGCTGCAACGGAATCTGTCAACCACCTCACAGGAGCTAAATCAAAATGAACAaccaccacctcctcctcctccatcGTCTCCTCCTCCATTGCCACCACTGCCACCACCCATGCAGCCATATCAAGTGCCCCAATATATGCAAACCGCCATGCCAATGCCGAGTGGGCCATATGGCTATAACATGAACCAACAACTGCCAGCAACCCTACATAGTTATGCTTCTGTTGGGCCTCCAATCAGTGGGGCTTCTACATTTGCTCCACCACCGAATGGTTATGAGAGTTACCCAACAGAAGGTGGTTTCTATGACCAGCCGTCAACCCTGCCAATGGCCCCTATGGGGCATCAGTAGAATTAGTGATCTGTGTTATGTTTGAAGTGGAGTGTTGGCAATTTCAAGCCAAGTGAAGCTTCCTTGCCATTCTTACAAGAAGgcttttcaaatatttggaATATGCATGCATATGTAGGTTTCGGGAATTCTTGTTAGATGTTTGTAACCTTAGATTTCTTAACTTAATGAACTGGTGTTGAGTCAGGATGATTTCTGTTTAGTTGATGTGGCAGATAAAAAGAGGAAGTTGATGCATATTATTGTTCTATATTACATTGTAAGTTAATATACGAAGGGATGGCCGTGTTTGTTTGGGCACCCGTGACTCAATTAGAACATTTACTTGTGGAGAACAGATTAATAGTGATCTTAGGGGCTTGtcgtatgtatatatatatgtatgtattacACACACTAATATTGAAGATGGACATATTTTTGAGATCTCGGAGTTGGGTGCTAGCCCTGTTGCATGTAAACGAGAAAACTTACTCTTATATTAGGCCTCGTAATTAATTACCTTTGACGAACAAACCGCCGGCAAATCTATTGCAGTTCCTAACGAGATTATTAATGCATGCATTAAACAATATGAtgattacagaaaattatgtTTTGCCGATTCAAAAGACAAAGATCAGTCGACTgatattaatttgttgaacatactaattaattatagagttTAATTCCTATACTGTGGTTGCACCTATCGACCAGGTAACCGGTTTCATGTTCATCTTGCTTGCAACTGTCAgctctataaatatatagcaTCTCAACCTCGTTTAATATCGATCAATCCCGTTCCCACGGTCCCTTGTTCATTTTACAAACTACTTCTCTTGAAGCTATATAAGTGTCATCGTGTTCTCAAAATGCATGTATATGGCCATATATATTCTTGCAACTATTCAGCAAAATGCCGCAGCCTGCAGGCGACGGAGCTTTTAGAGAGAATGAGTAGAGCAAATCCGGTGGTGATATTCAGTAGGAGCACGTGCTTTATGTGCCATGCTGCCAAGCGGCTCTTCTGCAGCATGGGCGTAAATCCAAGGGTCTACGAGCTTGATGAATATCCGGGGGGAAAGGATCTGGAGAGGGTTTTGTTGGAGTTGGTGGGAGGAGGTGGGGACGCAGTGCCAGTGCCAGTGGTTTTTATAGGGGGCAAGCTGGTGGGCGGAATGGATAGAGTGATGGGTTCTCATATCAGTGGCACCCTTGTTCCGCTGCTCAAAGAGGCTGGTGCACTTTGGCTTTGATTTTCGTCCTCAtcatctcttttctttttctcacaGCTAATTATTGCACgcattttactaatttttacagcaataaataattaagagaAAAGAGTGAATCGAGATCTGTTATTTCTCGAATGGAAtggaagataatatatatttcaaatcatcAGAGATCATTATGATCAGTTGTTTTTATTGGAGCGAGGTACACAGAAATTAACAGCCCTTGAATAGTAATTTCTAATCTAAATGGGTTGACATGCGCACCACATGGGCACAGCATGGCGTTAACTCATGCAGACAAGGGGAAGATGTGTTTCCTTAAACTTGGTGcacatatttaatttcatgtgCAACCTTGCGCGGTACCTTACATTCCATTTCTGCtttgcagcagcagcagcagcccCAATGCTCatctatacatacatatagcTGCCTGGTGAATGCTGATCCTCATCCTCACCCTCATCTGCTctcaaatcaaacaaattttaataatatctatatattattccTCTCctgatattaattatataagtcCTTATTAACTATTTCTTAATTTCGAAGACTTAAAAATCCCATGCACCCTTAAATATCTCTCAAGCCTTCACCCAATTCAGTTCCCTGATCATTTTTCTCCCATTTTCACCAACATTCATGTTTTCCCTATATAAAGATTCTTTACAAAGTATAATATACAAGgctaattgcaattttagtccattaactTAAGGGTGGTGACACTTTTGGTTCAGGGTCCattgaaaataacatttttggaTTGAgagtttaaaaatatgataattttagtccaaaaagcTTTATTTTTGCTGTATTTGTCACATAGGTTGCTTGTGACCTAAAAAATATGGGGATCTAAAAATGCCAACCTTGATGAcatggattaaaataatttggttgCCCATTACATGACACCCGTGAcgttttaaaagaaaacatattacCATCCCACATCATTGCAACTGCCGAGTCAACTGCTTTAGACGTCtctataattatccctaattccAACAGCTGAAGAGCCCTAGTTCTTGAGTGAAGGGTTTCACTCCCAAAACCCCATTAGAAGGTGAAATTGGGAAAACAATTGAAGACGTGCTTCGAACCTCGTGGACTAAGGTGGATCCCAAAAGGAGATTCCATGCATGTAGATACTACAACTTAAGTttcttctttatcttttttatttcgcTTTGAacaatgatatattttttaagatattaatttttcttattgtaGAGGAGTGAGTGTCAATTTTTAATTGGGAGAACCCTCCAATGTGCAGAAGAGCATGTGCAATTGTACCCAATTTATTGAGGAAGAGGAATGAAATAAAGGGAGAAAGTATGAAGCTGAAATGCTGTAAAAAAAAGTCACCGTCATTGAAATTCACCAAAAACAGTCATCCATAAAAACAATCAAACTCATATCACCATTCCTGTGTTGGATTGAAATTGccatttttttagaattacagTACTAAAAAAATGCCACCATCCATATATTTGGTGgctaaaattacacttttttcctAATACATTGTATATGCTTCATTTCAGCACCTACACAACACCAATTTTGATTGTTTGATTGctaagaaaaacaaagtttaaaaagaaaaagtaagtgAGAAATGCAGTGCAATTGGGATTCCCCTAGTGGTGTTAAATTTTGTGTCTCTTGAAATGAGAAACGAAATTCACAAGTAGGCAATGCCAAAAATGAAAGTAGCTCAATAATTGGAAATGATTTCATAGGTTTAATGAATGgtcattcaacaaaattttataagtcaAACACAGCATCATCATGATGcttatcaaataattgagTTGATGATGGTATGTCAAACAACGattttttcctttgaaatttCTGTATCATCAATTGTCGCCATTGATGTATTTATCCATTTACtgaaaacataaattacaattattattttttagatttggtataattataaatactctcttattatttaaaaatttacaaatatctccctcacatgaaaaataattatgtagccccTAAATAGTGAAGTAACATTACTATTTTAGTCTTGctgattgaaataaaaaaattaaggattaataaaataaacaatctaTAGAGAATATTAATTCGTAAAAagtattctaaaaatataacatatatataaaaattataatttataattcaaaaggatattttgatcaattcatcataaaaattgaattaaaatctaaGGGAACGGACTTGTTGTTAGACGGACGTTAAAATTAGGAgggtattataattttttaaataataaaaaaatatttataattatgtcaaaccatAAAGAAGGTGGTTCAAATTTACCCTTATcgaaatattgattttatgatGTAATTGTTCCTCCTATTGAGGATGGGTATGGATAGGACATGATGAGATGGGACTTAAAAAAGTGAAGAATAAAACGGGAAGAAGGATGTATAAAATGTTGATGTGGGGCATGAGTATGGGCTTAGTTGGGTTGGTCTAGTGTGTGGACtggattaattttaaagcCCAATAGGCCCATTAAGGGAATAGAAATCTATATGGTCCAAAGGGGTTTAGCCCAGTGAGAGTATATAAACCTAGTTCCCAACTCCACACTCTCTCTGTCTGTGAGGCATACGTTAGGGTTTCACAGCCGTCCATTACAGCAAACGAAGAAGAAATGGTACGTTTCTTCGTCCCCCTTCTACCCTCAATCTGCTACATTCGTTTCCTCACACCAGCTAATGCTTTTGATTTTGGTATAATGCTCTCTTGCAGGCTCCAAAGAAGGGTGCAAAATTGCCGGCGAAGAAAAAGGTTGAGAAAGTCGTGAATCCGCTGTTTGAGAAAAGGCCAAAGCAGTTTGGCATTGGAGGAGCTCTTCCGCCTAAGAAAGACCTGCATCGGTTCGTCAAATGGCCCCAAGTTGTCAGAATTCAGCGGAAGAAGATGATACTGAAGCAGAGGTTGAAGGTGCCACCTCCAATTCATCAGTTCTCCAAGACCCTCGACAAGAACTTGGGTTTGTAGTTTCTTCCTCCCCCTCTTCTTGTTTTGTTCTGCTTGGTATTcgatttcttgtttttgctttcgtaaattttcttgatttgttgaAGGGTGGTTTGCTAATAACAAGCTGGTTCTAGTGGTAGTATTGTGGATGATATTGCATTTACTACAACCGATATTATTGTTCTGTTTTTAAATTCTGTTCAGCTACTACGCTGTTCTAGGACAGAAAGTCAGTCTTCTGCATTTTTCTAATACAGTGACTATAGTCATCTATGTTTCTTTCCTATTTTTCAGGAGTTCTTACTTTTTCCCTCTGATCGAATATGTCCAAGATATTTATTTCATGGATCTTCTTGGGTGGCATCCTATGTAGGCAAATTTGTACTTAGAGATATTGGGTGTCTATGATTTCTTTTGATAAGAGTTGGGAATTATGCCCAATGTTGTATTACGTGtgtgttggggggggggggaatatgctaatgattttgtttatatcCTCTCTTTTTTTGGTTGGGTTTTTTACTTGTGATGTAGAAATATTGGCGATGCTGCAGTAGTTTAATCTTTTAACCAAGTTATGGTTTTGGTTTAAATGCTGCAGTAATTGAAAAGCCTTTTTTTTCAATCGTTAGTATGCCTGATATTGTATGTGTAGTGgtcttttcttaaattattgaCTAGCTGTCAATTCTGTGTCATATGGTGACTTTTATGAATTGTTAATCATTGCTCTGTTCAATGTTGAATGGTtaggtttgttttcttgaattttgactCTAGTAGTCAAACTAAATTTGGGAGCTTCCCTCATTTTGTTCCAAGTGATGCTGTTCATCCATGTTATGTTTGAAGTAAATATTTGCATTGTGTGTTTTGTCTGGAAACATGACTTTGGGTGTTttcagttatatttttttcgttGTTGACATGCAGCAACAAGCCTTTTCAAGATGCTCCTCAAATATAGGCCTGAGGATAGAGCTCAAAAGAAAGAGCGTCTTTTGAAGAGAGCCCAGGCTGAGGCTGAAGGGAAAACTCCTGAGGTCAAGAAACCTATTGTGGTGAAGTATGGTCTAAACCATGTTACCTATCTCATTGAGCAGGTTTGTCTTAGGTATTGATTCACGGTACTTGCGCCTTCTTTCACAACCATATAATAACTGCCATAAACCTTTCCTTTGCAGAACAAAGCTCAGTTGGTGGTCATTGCTCATGATGTTGACCCAATTGAGTTGGTTGTATGGCTCCCTGCCCTGTGCAGGAAAATGGAGATCCCATATTGTATTGTGAAGGGGAAGGCTAGATTGGGAACTGTAAGTGGTCCTTGCTCGCTTGATCTTGGGACTGCACTAGCAATAATCCACATACActgatctaatttttttcttatgcaTGCTATTTGCAGATTGTCCATAAGAAGACCGCCTCTGTTTTGTGCTTGACCTCTGTGAAGAATGAAGACAAGCTGGAGTTTAGCAAGATCCTGGAGGCGATAAAGGTAGACTGTTATGCACAAACTAAGATTTTGCTGTTTCACAGCTTTGATGTGCTAGATCTCTATTACTGGAGCATTACTTGAATTTGAGGGGAAAATCTGTTAATCTCTTTGCTGCTTTCTTTATAGGCCAATTTCAATGATAAATACGATGAGATGAGGAAGAAATGGGGA
Above is a genomic segment from Sesamum indicum cultivar Zhongzhi No. 13 linkage group LG13, S_indicum_v1.0, whole genome shotgun sequence containing:
- the LOC105176232 gene encoding UPF0400 protein C337.03 isoform X1; this translates as MGSTFNPQILADKLVKLNSSQQSIETLSHWCIFHMNKATQVVETWDRQFHCAPREQRLAFLYLANDIIQNSRRKGAEFVAEFWKVLPDCLRDVIENGDEFGRNAALRLISIWEERKVFGSRGQILKEEFVKRPLDNGSRNPKLAGHKLRPPGGNALDKLVSGYQAVYGSQLDEDAIFNKCRNAIGFIEKVNKDTNGDYRLAAHVNGNIRDELKGQQAILRDCIEQLTVVESSRENLLSILREALQEQEYKLEEVRNQLQAAQSHSEQASSICRQLHGGNGDGQILSEQSGNGSPASQAPQNPIPGTAEQSTSVTYTRQVSFGGKSGGVEEDPKSAAAAVAAKLAASASSAQMLTYVLSSLASEGVIGNPVKESSSDYPSEKRAKIENDHPTYVPLQNSQSAVPPFSHSEQLQRNLSTTSQELNQNEQPPPPPPPSSPPPLPPLPPPMQPYQVPQYMQTAMPMPSGPYGYNMNQQLPATLHSYASVGPPISGASTFAPPPNGYESYPTEGGFYDQPSTLPMAPMGHQ
- the LOC105176232 gene encoding UPF0400 protein C337.03 isoform X3, producing the protein MGSTFNPQILADKLVKLNSSQQSIETLSHWCIFHMNKATQVVETWDRQFHCAPREQRLAFLYLANDIIQNSRRKGAEFVAEFWKVLPDCLRDVIENGDEFGRNAALRLISIWEERKVFGSRGQILKEEFVKRPLDNGSRNPKLAGHKLRPPGGNALDKLVSGYQAVYGSQLDEDAIFNKCRNAIGFIEKVNKDTNAAHVNGNIRDELKGQQAILRDCIEQLTVVESSRENLLSILREALQEQEYKLEEVRNQLQAAQSHSEQASSICRQLHGGNGDGQILSEQSGNGSPASQAPQNPIPGTAEQSTSVTYTRQVSFGGKSGGVEEDPKSAAAAVAAKLAASASSAQMLTYVLSSLASEGVIGNPVKESSSDYPSEKRAKIENDHPTYVPLQNSQSAVPPFSHSEQLQRNLSTTSQELNQNEQPPPPPPPSSPPPLPPLPPPMQPYQVPQYMQTAMPMPSGPYGYNMNQQLPATLHSYASVGPPISGASTFAPPPNGYESYPTEGGFYDQPSTLPMAPMGHQ
- the LOC105176232 gene encoding UPF0400 protein C337.03 isoform X4 translates to MGSTFNPQILADKLVKLNSSQQSIETLSHWCIFHMNKATQVVETWDRQFHCAPREQRLAFLYLANDIIQNSRRKGAEFVAEFWKVLPDCLRDVIENGDEFGRNAALRLISIWEERKVFGSRGQILKEEFVKRPLDNGSRNPKLAGHKLRPPGGNALDKLVSGYQAVYGSQLDEDAIFNKCRNAIGFIEKVNKDTNAHVNGNIRDELKGQQAILRDCIEQLTVVESSRENLLSILREALQEQEYKLEEVRNQLQAAQSHSEQASSICRQLHGGNGDGQILSEQSGNGSPASQAPQNPIPGTAEQSTSVTYTRQVSFGGKSGGVEEDPKSAAAAVAAKLAASASSAQMLTYVLSSLASEGVIGNPVKESSSDYPSEKRAKIENDHPTYVPLQNSQSAVPPFSHSEQLQRNLSTTSQELNQNEQPPPPPPPSSPPPLPPLPPPMQPYQVPQYMQTAMPMPSGPYGYNMNQQLPATLHSYASVGPPISGASTFAPPPNGYESYPTEGGFYDQPSTLPMAPMGHQ
- the LOC105176232 gene encoding UPF0400 protein C337.03 isoform X2; this encodes MGSTFNPQILADKLVKLNSSQQSIETLSHWCIFHMNKATQVVETWDRQFHCAPREQRLAFLYLANDIIQNSRRKGAEFVAEFWKVLPDCLRDVIENGDEFGRNAALRLISIWEERKVFGSRGQILKEEFVKRPLDNGSRNPKLAGHKLRPPGGNALDKLVSGYQAVYGSQLDEDAIFNKCRNAIGFIEKVNKDTNGDYRLAHVNGNIRDELKGQQAILRDCIEQLTVVESSRENLLSILREALQEQEYKLEEVRNQLQAAQSHSEQASSICRQLHGGNGDGQILSEQSGNGSPASQAPQNPIPGTAEQSTSVTYTRQVSFGGKSGGVEEDPKSAAAAVAAKLAASASSAQMLTYVLSSLASEGVIGNPVKESSSDYPSEKRAKIENDHPTYVPLQNSQSAVPPFSHSEQLQRNLSTTSQELNQNEQPPPPPPPSSPPPLPPLPPPMQPYQVPQYMQTAMPMPSGPYGYNMNQQLPATLHSYASVGPPISGASTFAPPPNGYESYPTEGGFYDQPSTLPMAPMGHQ
- the LOC105176329 gene encoding glutaredoxin-C5 produces the protein MHVYGHIYSCNYSAKCRSLQATELLERMSRANPVVIFSRSTCFMCHAAKRLFCSMGVNPRVYELDEYPGGKDLERVLLELVGGGGDAVPVPVVFIGGKLVGGMDRVMGSHISGTLVPLLKEAGALWL
- the LOC105176233 gene encoding 60S ribosomal protein L7a-1-like; the protein is MAPKKGAKLPAKKKVEKVVNPLFEKRPKQFGIGGALPPKKDLHRFVKWPQVVRIQRKKMILKQRLKVPPPIHQFSKTLDKNLATSLFKMLLKYRPEDRAQKKERLLKRAQAEAEGKTPEVKKPIVVKYGLNHVTYLIEQNKAQLVVIAHDVDPIELVVWLPALCRKMEIPYCIVKGKARLGTIVHKKTASVLCLTSVKNEDKLEFSKILEAIKANFNDKYDEMRKKWGGGVMGSKSQAKTKAKERLLAKEAAQRMS